In the Rhodopirellula bahusiensis genome, one interval contains:
- a CDS encoding C39 family peptidase, with the protein MIAMLVMLSLSIAAGWIAYAVAYSEKGQRVMLCLSLAVLAMIYFLFYASGQLFWAKWVPDSAAIIYTNFASIFAALAAGWALRLPKTPAWRRGILAVLLGMGSAAAILWPLLSIAIRPAPDGGDQWKNGVAMQTSWATCSPAAAATLYRAEGIEVSESDLIPLCLTDSSGTPTLGLYRGIKLVADREGRSVEVLDETLDEMWSGNDWPVLLAVKLPYGVDDRRYADQWGWIPGMGHSVVALGLTSDGQRMLVGDPSVGLEQWSKDDLRVLWHGDGVRVR; encoded by the coding sequence GTTGGTGATGTTGAGCCTGTCGATTGCGGCTGGTTGGATTGCGTATGCCGTTGCCTATTCGGAGAAGGGGCAACGAGTGATGCTGTGTTTGTCGCTTGCCGTTCTCGCGATGATCTACTTCTTGTTCTACGCGTCGGGGCAGCTTTTTTGGGCCAAGTGGGTGCCGGATTCAGCGGCAATCATCTACACCAATTTTGCATCGATCTTTGCGGCTCTCGCGGCGGGATGGGCGTTGCGCCTGCCGAAAACACCCGCCTGGCGACGTGGAATCTTGGCTGTTCTGTTGGGGATGGGATCGGCTGCAGCGATCCTTTGGCCATTGCTATCCATCGCCATTCGTCCAGCTCCCGATGGTGGCGATCAGTGGAAGAACGGCGTTGCGATGCAGACTTCTTGGGCGACATGCAGCCCAGCCGCCGCAGCGACTTTGTATCGTGCGGAGGGCATCGAGGTTTCAGAATCCGATCTCATTCCGCTGTGCCTGACGGATTCCAGTGGGACGCCGACACTCGGTTTGTACCGGGGCATCAAATTGGTCGCCGATCGAGAAGGCCGGTCGGTCGAGGTGCTGGACGAAACGTTGGATGAAATGTGGAGCGGCAACGACTGGCCGGTCTTGTTGGCCGTGAAGTTGCCATACGGTGTGGACGACCGACGCTACGCGGATCAATGGGGATGGATTCCTGGGATGGGGCACAGTGTTGTCGCTCTCGGGTTGACGAGTGACGGACAACGCATGCTTGTGGGCGATCCTTCGGTTGGGCTGGAGCAGTGGTCGAAAGATGACCTGCGGGTCCTGTGGCATGGCGATGGTGTTCGCGTTCGCTAA
- the sbnA gene encoding 2,3-diaminopropionate biosynthesis protein SbnA → MNRLCPQVCNGVLDAIGGTPLVRLNRFLGRSDIELIVKLEAANPGGSAKDRPASKMLAEAFRRGEIGPGTTIVESTSGNMGIGLAQACNYHGLKFICVVDPRAQKQNLSIIEALGGEIELVTQPLNGDFLAARIAKVCELVETTPNSFWPNQYANTDNPRSHFEGTVREIDEALDGEFDVLFVATSSTGTAQGCRDFLKARGRDVQVVAVDSVGSVLFGGSSGPRKIPGLGAGKEPRLAAGQSFDHIVRVTDLECVVGCRKVAKQEAMLIGGSAGGVLMSVGKLQDQFAGKRCVAVLHDSGTRYLETVFNDEWVHESLGCTREELNYLVGSSSFNLCEGVNV, encoded by the coding sequence ATGAACCGACTTTGCCCGCAAGTTTGCAATGGTGTCCTCGATGCAATCGGCGGCACACCTTTGGTTCGATTGAACCGATTTCTAGGGCGTTCCGACATCGAACTGATCGTAAAGTTGGAAGCTGCGAATCCCGGCGGTAGTGCCAAGGATCGTCCCGCTTCGAAGATGCTCGCGGAAGCCTTTCGACGTGGCGAGATTGGGCCTGGAACCACAATCGTGGAGTCCACCTCCGGGAACATGGGCATCGGGTTGGCTCAAGCGTGCAACTATCACGGATTGAAATTCATCTGTGTCGTCGACCCCAGGGCACAGAAGCAAAACTTATCGATCATCGAAGCCTTGGGTGGCGAGATTGAGCTGGTGACTCAGCCTCTGAATGGTGATTTCTTGGCGGCGCGAATCGCGAAAGTCTGCGAGTTGGTCGAAACCACGCCGAACAGTTTCTGGCCCAATCAATATGCCAATACAGACAATCCACGGTCGCACTTCGAGGGTACCGTCCGAGAAATCGACGAGGCTCTCGATGGCGAGTTTGATGTTCTGTTCGTGGCCACCAGCAGCACCGGAACCGCACAGGGTTGTCGCGATTTTCTGAAGGCGCGTGGACGAGATGTCCAGGTTGTTGCGGTCGACTCCGTTGGCAGCGTTCTGTTCGGCGGGTCATCGGGACCTCGCAAGATCCCCGGCTTGGGAGCAGGGAAGGAACCGCGGTTGGCTGCGGGGCAGTCGTTTGATCACATCGTTCGTGTGACTGATTTGGAGTGCGTGGTGGGTTGCCGGAAGGTAGCCAAGCAAGAGGCCATGCTGATTGGCGGCTCAGCGGGCGGTGTTCTCATGAGCGTTGGAAAGCTGCAGGACCAATTCGCCGGCAAACGCTGTGTTGCTGTTCTGCACGACTCTGGCACGCGATATCTCGAAACGGTTTTCAATGATGAGTGGGTTCATGAGTCGCTGGGGTGCACCCGCGAAGAACTCAATTACTTGGTCGGATCTTCCTCGTTTAATTTGTGTGAAGGAGTGAACGTATGA
- a CDS encoding FAD/NAD(P)-binding protein — protein sequence MSVVFSGGSVEEFLASDADRSKSTMRLAIVGCGPRGLQCLDSLSHTLSTEELSRLEITVFEPSAYPGAGCIYNPKQPRMLRMNFATQHIDFWKTDRNQSSAQSGSLIGWLDRNYPEYAASDQFVPRAVVGEYLHECFELVCKRLRRWTTVKVVRSRVESIRHLANQTAGGGWLLWDGENEMSFDRVVLTTGHEGLRSSDEVRSSEDDTFVFPVETNLSIERVPADSDVWMRGFGLTAIDAIMVLTEGRGGRFESTDALPNYVRSGNEPVQIMIHCRSGRPMLAKPTAKVEPITDLFWDPFREKLDGLKTKHGELKFHSEIWSVVCEAAAELLTKSGSPETARDVEEWYRGWARYKMDDATARRAMLQSYGVATGARPMDIPFALGDAWRRLYPEIVELVSFGGLADGQFKAFRQIALEMERIAFGPPAESVAKLLRLMREGLLQMTDQSCAPEDASVINAVIASPTQADSEGPLSQLILRGDVQVDPLTQAVRVSDTGNVLGGQKGLAVFGRATEGWVVGNDTLSRTLHTQIQNWADTIAVELHG from the coding sequence ATGAGCGTTGTGTTCTCAGGCGGAAGTGTCGAAGAGTTTCTGGCATCTGATGCTGATCGATCAAAGTCGACGATGCGTTTAGCGATTGTTGGCTGTGGCCCACGAGGTTTGCAGTGCCTCGATTCTTTGTCGCATACCTTGTCGACCGAGGAACTGTCTCGATTAGAAATTACGGTCTTTGAGCCATCGGCGTACCCGGGTGCGGGGTGCATCTACAACCCAAAGCAACCTCGAATGTTGCGAATGAATTTCGCAACTCAGCACATTGATTTTTGGAAGACGGATCGCAATCAATCCTCTGCCCAATCGGGTTCGTTGATCGGTTGGCTGGACCGAAACTATCCCGAGTACGCCGCATCGGATCAGTTCGTGCCGCGCGCGGTGGTCGGTGAATATCTGCACGAGTGTTTCGAATTGGTCTGCAAACGATTGCGGCGTTGGACGACGGTGAAAGTCGTTCGAAGCCGGGTGGAATCCATTCGGCACCTGGCGAATCAGACAGCAGGCGGCGGATGGTTGTTGTGGGATGGCGAAAACGAAATGTCGTTTGATCGAGTTGTTTTGACGACCGGGCACGAAGGCCTGCGTAGCTCGGACGAAGTGCGATCGTCGGAAGATGACACGTTTGTGTTTCCGGTCGAGACAAACCTTTCGATCGAACGAGTTCCTGCCGACAGTGATGTTTGGATGCGTGGTTTCGGATTGACTGCGATCGACGCGATCATGGTGCTGACGGAGGGCCGTGGCGGTCGCTTTGAAAGCACCGACGCGTTACCGAACTATGTCCGCAGTGGAAACGAGCCGGTTCAAATCATGATTCACTGTCGCTCAGGAAGGCCGATGCTGGCGAAACCGACTGCCAAGGTCGAGCCAATCACGGATCTGTTCTGGGATCCGTTCCGCGAGAAGCTTGATGGACTGAAGACCAAGCACGGCGAATTGAAATTTCATTCTGAAATCTGGTCCGTCGTTTGTGAGGCTGCCGCTGAACTGTTGACCAAATCTGGCAGCCCCGAGACCGCCCGCGACGTGGAAGAATGGTATCGTGGCTGGGCACGTTACAAGATGGACGATGCGACGGCTCGTCGTGCCATGTTGCAGTCCTACGGAGTCGCGACGGGGGCACGTCCCATGGACATTCCCTTCGCTTTAGGTGACGCGTGGCGTCGTTTGTACCCGGAGATTGTTGAATTGGTGAGCTTTGGTGGTTTAGCGGACGGACAGTTCAAAGCCTTCCGCCAGATAGCGTTGGAGATGGAACGCATTGCCTTCGGGCCTCCTGCGGAAAGCGTCGCGAAATTGTTGCGTCTGATGCGGGAAGGGTTGCTGCAGATGACCGACCAATCTTGTGCACCGGAAGACGCCTCGGTCATCAACGCCGTGATTGCTTCGCCGACTCAAGCGGACTCAGAAGGGCCATTGTCGCAACTCATTCTGCGTGGCGATGTTCAGGTGGATCCGTTGACGCAGGCGGTTCGGGTCAGTGACACGGGCAATGTTCTTGGCGGCCAAAAAGGTCTCGCAGTGTTCGGTCGTGCCACCGAAGGCTGGGTGGTCGGCAATGACACGCTATCGCGGACGCTACACACACAAATTCAAAACTGGGCCGACACGATCGCGGTGGAATTGCATGGATAA
- a CDS encoding Y4yA family PLP-dependent enzyme, whose protein sequence is MRRCLRSDQLFDWTEEHGSPLNLLRPRTMRRNVEELNKVAQQRQLDFRVYFARKANKCLGFVDEAIESNFGVDTASENELRQCLQRCVPTKDLICTAAVKSDSLIDLCVQQQVCIAVDNDDELQLIVERASESGKSARIALRLGGFWHRGARLPTRFGFDIDRDRNLPQRLRALPVTVQGIHFHLDGYDAGQRVTALAEAMDWVERLRNAGQPVSFIDMGGGFPMSYLEDGHQWKTFWIQHRRALLGQRDSLTYRGHGLGLSVENQSVVGSPKTYPFFQLPVRGNWLAGALDTEVAGQSIAHRLSAMNVQLRCEPGRSILDGCGMTVARVEFRKQNADGDWLIGLSMNRTQCRTSSDDFLVDPILVQKDQSLKARSHAKPMSGYLVGAYCTESELISLRKMSFPHGVQRGDLLAFPNTAGYFMHFLESRSHQFPLAKNLIVDSHPDPSVQLDLIDE, encoded by the coding sequence ATGAGACGTTGTCTGCGCTCGGACCAATTGTTTGATTGGACGGAGGAGCACGGCTCGCCACTTAACTTGTTGAGGCCGCGGACGATGCGGCGGAATGTCGAGGAGTTGAACAAGGTTGCACAGCAGCGACAGCTCGACTTTCGTGTGTATTTCGCTCGGAAAGCCAACAAATGTCTGGGGTTTGTCGATGAAGCGATTGAGTCCAACTTCGGCGTCGATACAGCCAGTGAGAACGAGCTGCGGCAATGTCTGCAGCGCTGTGTTCCGACGAAGGATTTGATCTGCACCGCGGCCGTCAAAAGCGATTCGCTGATCGATTTGTGTGTGCAACAACAGGTCTGCATCGCAGTCGACAATGACGATGAGTTGCAACTCATTGTCGAACGAGCGAGTGAATCAGGGAAGTCGGCCAGGATTGCACTGCGTCTCGGTGGATTTTGGCACCGCGGTGCCAGGTTGCCGACGCGTTTTGGATTTGACATCGATCGAGATCGCAATCTTCCGCAGCGTTTGAGAGCTTTGCCGGTGACGGTCCAAGGGATTCATTTCCATTTGGATGGTTATGACGCGGGGCAGCGAGTAACGGCTCTCGCGGAAGCCATGGATTGGGTCGAACGTTTGCGAAACGCTGGCCAGCCGGTGAGCTTCATCGACATGGGTGGCGGCTTCCCAATGAGCTATCTGGAAGATGGCCACCAATGGAAGACGTTTTGGATCCAGCATCGTCGCGCGTTACTTGGTCAACGCGACTCGCTGACCTACCGGGGTCACGGGTTGGGATTGTCGGTTGAAAACCAAAGCGTGGTTGGAAGTCCAAAGACGTACCCGTTCTTCCAGCTTCCGGTGCGAGGCAATTGGTTGGCGGGTGCTTTGGACACTGAGGTTGCCGGTCAGTCGATCGCCCATCGATTGTCGGCGATGAACGTGCAGCTTCGTTGTGAGCCCGGTCGCAGCATTTTGGATGGCTGCGGAATGACGGTGGCTCGCGTGGAATTCCGCAAACAGAACGCTGACGGCGATTGGTTGATCGGGTTGTCCATGAACCGGACGCAGTGCCGAACATCGAGCGATGACTTCCTCGTCGATCCGATCTTGGTTCAGAAAGATCAATCGTTGAAAGCTCGATCGCATGCGAAGCCGATGTCGGGCTACTTGGTCGGTGCTTACTGCACTGAATCCGAGTTGATCTCACTGCGGAAGATGAGCTTTCCACACGGTGTGCAACGCGGCGATCTGCTTGCATTTCCGAACACCGCTGGTTATTTCATGCACTTTTTGGAGAGCCGCTCGCATCAATTCCCATTGGCCAAAAATCTGATCGTGGATTCCCATCCGGATCCGTCGGTGCAGCTGGATTTGATTGATGAATGA
- a CDS encoding AI-2E family transporter, with the protein MSHIHQLHTTLAGPRPKKPPEKVDELKAVEKLTGRLWWISLGIWVCVGLLALYTLYIGRNLFMPILVAGFAYLTLRPVVRAMSRIGIPSGVSAAGIMLVIATIVGTIGYVLSGPAQDMLEQVPGSMPEVKEKLGFIFDHLETVNQATEDISETADAENITAEEKPIPVEVKQPAWTTTSPLIAGTGNAVSFVSIAAALLFFLMAAGDSLVLTVVTALPSFASKRRFIEVLESVQDALSSYLAWVTCINACLGVCVGTAMWLLGMPSPLLWGVAAMLLNFVPLVGALVGIAMVFFVALVSFEHASFAFVVAGTYATLTTLEGQFITPMLLGKSMKLSSVLVFLSIVIWGWMWGMLGVFLAVPILISVVMVMDKLEATSPVNAMLNGSVGKTAHPD; encoded by the coding sequence ATGTCGCACATTCACCAATTGCACACGACCTTGGCCGGGCCGCGACCGAAGAAGCCGCCGGAGAAGGTGGACGAACTGAAAGCCGTCGAGAAGCTGACCGGTCGGCTGTGGTGGATTTCACTTGGCATTTGGGTATGCGTCGGTTTGCTGGCTCTGTACACGCTGTACATCGGAAGAAACCTGTTCATGCCAATTTTGGTTGCTGGGTTTGCTTATTTGACCCTGCGACCGGTTGTCCGTGCGATGAGTCGGATTGGAATACCGTCGGGTGTTTCGGCGGCTGGGATCATGTTGGTGATCGCAACAATCGTTGGCACGATCGGATACGTGTTGTCCGGCCCCGCCCAGGACATGCTCGAGCAGGTTCCCGGATCCATGCCGGAGGTGAAGGAGAAGCTGGGATTCATCTTCGACCATCTCGAAACGGTCAATCAAGCCACTGAAGATATCTCGGAAACCGCCGACGCCGAGAACATCACTGCGGAAGAAAAGCCAATCCCCGTCGAAGTCAAACAACCGGCCTGGACAACCACCTCGCCCTTGATCGCGGGAACGGGCAACGCGGTTTCGTTTGTATCCATCGCTGCCGCGTTGTTGTTCTTTTTGATGGCAGCCGGTGATTCGTTGGTTTTGACCGTGGTCACCGCATTGCCGTCGTTTGCGTCCAAGCGTCGCTTCATCGAAGTCCTTGAAAGCGTTCAAGACGCACTCAGCAGTTACCTCGCGTGGGTCACCTGTATTAACGCTTGTCTTGGAGTCTGCGTCGGAACCGCGATGTGGTTGCTTGGGATGCCGTCGCCGCTGCTATGGGGAGTCGCCGCGATGTTGCTGAACTTCGTTCCGCTGGTTGGTGCGCTCGTCGGCATCGCAATGGTCTTCTTCGTCGCGCTAGTCAGTTTTGAGCACGCGTCGTTCGCGTTTGTAGTCGCCGGAACTTACGCGACGCTGACGACACTCGAAGGTCAATTCATCACTCCAATGTTGTTGGGGAAATCGATGAAGCTGTCGTCGGTGCTTGTCTTTCTTTCAATCGTGATTTGGGGATGGATGTGGGGCATGCTGGGCGTGTTCCTTGCCGTTCCAATTCTGATTTCGGTGGTGATGGTGATGGACAAACTCGAAGCCACTTCGCCCGTCAATGCGATGCTCAATGGATCCGTTGGCAAGACCGCTCATCCGGATTAG
- a CDS encoding catalase codes for MSEESKCPFQTQQFGRAVDDNQHSQTAGPRGPVLMQDVHLVEKMAHFNRERIPERVVHAKGYGAFGTFTVTNDITKYCMADLFSEVGKKTETFARFSTVGGESGSADTARDPRGFSLKFYTDQGVWDLVGNNTPIFFIRDPLKFSDFIRTQKREPQNHLQPHWRRWDFWGEVPEALHQVMFLYSDRGTPKSARFMNGYGSHTFSMYNKDGVRHWVKFHLKTEQGSENFSADEAIKMAGEAPDYSTRDLFEAIEKGDYPRWRMHIQVMPESDAADYEWHPFDLTKVWPHDDYPLIEVGVFELNRNPSNYFQDVEQAAFEPGNLVEGIGISPDRMLQNRVLSYPDAHRYRLGVNYHQIPVNQPRCPYATYHRDGTMRVDGNGGGTVDYEPNKMNGPKETGGSLESPMPVHGDGDRYDEFACDDTDYYGQPQMFWNKVLDEGARERLCTAISNSMADSPENIREKMLAQFGKVHPDFEAGVRSRLDAPESQPIPIA; via the coding sequence ATGTCCGAAGAATCCAAGTGTCCGTTTCAAACACAACAATTCGGCCGGGCGGTCGATGACAACCAACATTCGCAAACCGCTGGACCACGTGGCCCTGTCTTGATGCAAGACGTTCACCTGGTCGAGAAAATGGCGCACTTCAATCGGGAGCGAATTCCTGAACGCGTGGTGCATGCGAAGGGTTACGGTGCCTTCGGAACCTTCACCGTGACGAACGATATCACCAAATACTGCATGGCGGATTTGTTCTCGGAAGTTGGCAAGAAGACGGAGACGTTCGCTCGTTTTTCGACCGTGGGTGGCGAAAGCGGATCGGCTGACACTGCTCGTGATCCACGCGGGTTCTCCTTGAAGTTTTACACTGACCAAGGCGTCTGGGACTTGGTTGGCAACAACACGCCGATCTTCTTCATTCGTGATCCGCTGAAGTTCAGCGATTTCATTCGGACTCAGAAACGAGAGCCTCAGAATCACTTGCAGCCTCACTGGCGTCGCTGGGACTTTTGGGGCGAAGTGCCTGAAGCCTTGCACCAGGTCATGTTCTTGTACAGCGACCGCGGAACGCCAAAGAGCGCTCGGTTTATGAATGGCTACGGAAGCCACACGTTCAGCATGTACAACAAAGACGGTGTCCGGCACTGGGTGAAGTTTCATCTGAAGACCGAGCAAGGTTCAGAGAACTTCAGCGCCGATGAAGCGATCAAGATGGCGGGCGAAGCACCGGATTACTCCACGCGAGATTTGTTTGAGGCGATTGAGAAAGGCGACTACCCCCGATGGCGAATGCACATTCAGGTCATGCCTGAGTCCGATGCGGCTGACTACGAATGGCATCCATTCGATTTGACCAAGGTGTGGCCGCACGACGACTATCCGTTGATCGAAGTCGGTGTGTTTGAACTCAATCGCAATCCATCGAACTACTTTCAGGACGTCGAGCAAGCCGCGTTTGAGCCTGGCAACTTGGTCGAGGGAATTGGTATCTCGCCCGATCGTATGTTGCAAAACCGAGTGCTGTCGTATCCCGACGCACACCGGTATCGATTGGGCGTGAATTATCACCAAATCCCGGTCAACCAACCACGCTGTCCCTATGCGACTTATCACCGCGACGGAACGATGCGAGTGGACGGGAATGGCGGGGGCACCGTTGATTACGAGCCCAATAAAATGAACGGGCCGAAAGAGACCGGAGGTTCGTTGGAGTCGCCGATGCCGGTGCACGGCGATGGGGATCGCTACGACGAATTCGCTTGCGATGACACGGACTACTACGGCCAGCCGCAGATGTTCTGGAACAAGGTGCTCGATGAAGGTGCCCGCGAACGACTTTGCACCGCGATTTCGAACTCAATGGCGGACAGTCCGGAGAACATTCGCGAGAAAATGTTGGCTCAGTTCGGCAAGGTTCATCCGGACTTCGAAGCGGGTGTCCGCAGTCGACTGGACGCCCCAGAGTCGCAACCGATCCCAATCGCATAA